From Peptoanaerobacter stomatis, one genomic window encodes:
- a CDS encoding AraC family transcriptional regulator: protein MDTIHLFNDTVDYIESTLNGEIDDKKISALSGYSYSMFARIFSMLTGYTLSEYIRYRKLTKSAVKLRDTSDKIIDIALEYGYESSDSFTFAFKKFHGYTPSDVRCGKPFKIFSPIRLSLTIKGGESMKTRIERKEGFKVAGVSKSASKSTMFNEIWEDLFKKADINTLISLGNGMCYGACYEHESFNMDINFKYMAGFDVNDTEKAKSLGLEILDVPPAEYAIVSMKGKMPEIIHDAWKYILQDFFPMQGYRHAGTPDFEVYPKENMGSKNYEMELWVPIEKI from the coding sequence ATGGACACCATACATCTGTTTAATGACACCGTAGACTATATAGAAAGCACATTGAACGGCGAAATTGACGACAAAAAAATATCTGCTTTATCAGGCTATTCGTATTCTATGTTTGCAAGGATATTTTCTATGCTTACAGGTTATACGCTAAGTGAGTATATCCGGTACAGAAAATTGACAAAATCTGCTGTGAAGCTTAGAGATACATCAGATAAAATCATAGATATAGCTCTTGAATACGGATACGAATCATCAGATTCTTTCACATTCGCATTCAAAAAATTTCACGGCTACACACCAAGCGATGTGAGATGCGGTAAGCCTTTTAAAATTTTTTCTCCTATAAGATTGTCGTTAACAATAAAAGGAGGAGAAAGTATGAAAACAAGAATTGAAAGAAAAGAAGGCTTTAAAGTAGCAGGAGTTTCAAAATCGGCAAGCAAATCTACCATGTTTAATGAAATATGGGAAGACTTGTTCAAAAAGGCAGATATAAATACTTTAATATCACTCGGAAACGGAATGTGCTACGGTGCTTGCTATGAGCACGAAAGTTTTAACATGGATATAAATTTCAAGTATATGGCAGGATTTGACGTAAACGATACAGAAAAAGCAAAGTCTTTGGGATTGGAAATTTTAGATGTTCCTCCTGCAGAATATGCAATAGTATCTATGAAAGGTAAAATGCCTGAAATTATTCATGACGCTTGGAAATATATACTTCAAGATTTTTTTCCTATGCAAGGCTATCGCCATGCGGGTACACCGGATTTTGAAGTATATCCTAAGGAAAATATGGGTAGCAAAAATTATGAAATGGAATTGTGGGTACCTATAGAAAAAATATAA
- the glgA gene encoding glycogen synthase GlgA gives MKVLFCASECYPFMKVGGLGDVIYSLPKSLVREGVECSVIIPLYKKIRQEHPDLEVVDEFYISLGYRHQYVGLLRKRLGDIDYYFIDNEQYFGRDTAYGHFDDGERFTFFSKAIIETIARHFRHYDILHAHDWQTAMTAPLLREYQMPLKSVFTIHNLRFQGIFQFSMVFDMLGLPPYYASEDKMAFYGNANYLKAGIVFADKVTTVSPTYLEEIKNEYYGEGLDGLIRQYEWKMQGILNGIDYETYNPMKDKYLSFDYNAKNVSGKYNNKIAFQKEMQLPQNNNIPIVGMVSRLTDQKGLDLINNVLDEILQMDLQLIILGTGSAMYEDNFRAHEYSHHDKMRAIIKYDDSFASKIYAASDIYLMPSQFEPCGLSQMIAMRYGSLPLVRETGGLNDSVRPYNQFTGEGTGFTFSTYNAHDMLFTLQKAVGLYYDNKDAFNKLIEHAMAEDFSWTSSSKQYIQMYESIL, from the coding sequence ATGAAAGTGCTTTTTTGTGCATCTGAATGCTATCCATTTATGAAAGTGGGCGGTCTTGGCGATGTTATATATTCATTGCCTAAATCTCTTGTTAGAGAAGGTGTGGAATGCTCCGTAATAATTCCTTTATATAAAAAAATAAGGCAAGAACATCCGGACTTGGAAGTAGTGGACGAATTTTATATATCTCTCGGTTATAGACATCAATACGTTGGACTTCTGAGAAAAAGATTGGGTGATATAGATTATTATTTTATAGATAATGAGCAATATTTTGGAAGAGATACAGCTTATGGACATTTTGATGATGGTGAAAGATTTACGTTTTTCTCAAAAGCAATAATTGAAACAATAGCAAGACATTTCAGACATTATGATATTTTACATGCTCATGATTGGCAAACAGCTATGACGGCTCCTCTGCTTAGAGAATACCAAATGCCTCTTAAATCAGTATTTACTATACACAATTTAAGATTTCAAGGGATATTCCAATTCAGTATGGTGTTTGATATGCTTGGCTTACCGCCATATTATGCCTCAGAAGATAAAATGGCATTTTACGGAAATGCCAACTATTTAAAAGCAGGAATAGTGTTTGCTGACAAAGTTACAACAGTAAGTCCGACATATTTGGAAGAAATTAAAAATGAATATTATGGTGAAGGCTTGGACGGACTTATAAGACAATATGAATGGAAAATGCAAGGAATATTAAACGGTATAGATTACGAAACATATAATCCTATGAAAGATAAATATCTGTCATTTGATTATAATGCAAAAAATGTTTCAGGAAAATACAACAATAAAATAGCATTCCAAAAAGAAATGCAACTTCCACAAAACAACAATATTCCAATAGTCGGTATGGTATCAAGACTTACAGACCAAAAAGGTCTTGATCTTATCAATAACGTGCTTGATGAAATATTGCAAATGGATTTACAATTAATAATACTCGGTACAGGCTCTGCTATGTATGAAGATAATTTTAGAGCACACGAATATTCTCATCATGACAAGATGAGAGCTATAATAAAATATGATGATTCTTTTGCATCCAAAATATACGCGGCAAGTGATATATATCTTATGCCTTCTCAATTTGAACCTTGCGGTTTATCACAGATGATAGCTATGCGTTACGGTTCATTGCCATTAGTTAGAGAAACGGGCGGACTTAATGACAGTGTAAGACCTTACAACCAATTTACAGGAGAAGGAACAGGGTTTACATTCAGCACGTATAATGCACATGATATGCTTTTTACTCTACAAAAAGCTGTGGGCTTGTATTATGATAATAAAGATGCCTTCAACAAATTGATAGAACATGCTATGGCGGAAGATTTCAGCTGGACATCATCAAGCAAACAATATATACAAATGTATGAGTCTATTTTATAA